DNA from Bordetella genomosp. 13:
CAGGACAACAGCGCGATGCCGGCCCAGACGAGCAGGCCGACGATGGCGAAGGCGAGCCCGCCCAGGATCAGCCAGGTGCGCGCCCGAATATTTCCCAGCCACGATGCGGCCTGCGCCAAGTTTCTTTTTGCCATCAGAACTTCTCCGGCCGCAGCACCGCGACGTCGGACACGAACAGGATCATGGCGTAGTTCTCGTAGTAGCGGGCCTGCAGATGTGCGGCGATGGCCTCGGCGGTCGCCGCATCGCATACGACCTCGATGCGGATGTTGCTGCTCGCATCCCACGCGGAGCTGCGCACGCCCCGGCTGCCCTTGCCGCGGGCGTCGGTAATGGTGTAGCCCCGGACTCCCAGGCGTTCGAGGTCCTTGATCAAGACGCTCTCCAGGGCGGCCTCGGTGATGATGGTCAGCAGTTTGCGCATCGAACTGTTCATGAACCTAGCCTCCGGTCAGGGCGAATGCTTGCGTCGCCATGGCGTGATAGAGCGGAATGCCGACCAGGACGTTGAACGGGAAAGTGACGCCCAAGGAAGCGGCCAGCGACAGCGTCGGGTTGGCCTCCGGCACCGAAATGCGCATGGCGGCGGGCACGGCGATGTAGGACGCACTCGCTGCCAGGATGGCCAGCATGGCCGTGCCCCCCAGCGACAGCCCGAGTCCGTAACCCAGCGCGATGCCCACCACGGAGGAGAACAGCGGCATGCCGATGCCGAACAGCACGAGGAACAGGCCGTGCCGCCGCAGGCTGCCGAACTGGGCGGCCGTGATCAGCCCCATTTCCAGGAGGAACAGGGCAAGGATTCCCTTGAACAGATCGAAGAACAGCGGCTTGACGGAAGTCAGTCCCTCCGGGCCGGCGGCCCAGCCGATCAGCAGCCCGCCGACGAGCAGCACGATGCCCTTGCCCAGAAACACCTCATGCGCGACCGTGCCGATCCGCATGTCACGGGAGAACCCGCGGGCCAGCAGGATCCCCACCAGGATGGCCGGGATCTCCAGCACGGCGAGCAGGAACGGCATGTGCGACTCGAACTCGATCTGCCGGCTGGCGAAATAGGTGGTGGCGACGGCATAGGTGCCGACGCTCACCGAGCCATAGTGGGCGGCAACGGATGCCGCGTCCGCACGGGGGAAACGCCCCATGAACCGCAGCACCGGAAAGGCGACCAGCGGCAACAGTACGCCCATCGCCATGACCGCGAGGGCTTGCAGCGCGAGGTCACCGAAGGGTTGCCTGGCGAGTTCGATGCCGCCCTTGAGGCCGATGGCGAGCAGCAGCAGCATGCTCACCAGTTCATAGACGGCCGCGGGCAGTCGCAGCTCCGAGCGCAGCAGGCCAGCGGCCAAGCCGAGCAGGAAGAACAGCAGGACGGGGTCGAGGGTGCTCAAGATGGCGTTCCTTCATCGTGCGGCTGCGCCGATGGCAGGACCAGGCTGCCGCCGGCGTCCTGGTAGATCGGCGGCAGCACGAGTTCCGGGTAGCGTGCTTCGAGCACCTGCAGCTCCGCGCTCACGCTGGAGTCGGGCGCATTGCCTGCGAAGACCGGGATGAAGCGTGCGGCGAGCGTGGTCGCGTCTTCATGGCCGAAGCAGTCCAACAGCGCCGCCACCAGGTCGACGCGGGAGACGGCGCTTGCCGCCGTCTCGAGCCAGCACAGCATCCAGATCCCGTTGATCCCTGTTGTCTCCAGGATACGGACGGTTCGCCGCGCGCCGGCCGCATCCGGCAGAACCAGCGCGCACGGCAAGTTCGCCACGCCTTCTTCGTCGATCCAGATGCCTTGCACGGTTTCAACGTCGCTGGCGGGCAACCGGCGGCGCAGAATCGACAGGTAAGCGGCCAGATCTTCGCTGGCGCGCTCCAGATCCCCATCGCTGCGCACGAGCAAGAAGGCGCTTCTGGACTCGGTCGGCATGTCTTCATCCCCTGCGTAGGTGGCGGGCACTGGACGCTTCTCACCACGAGCGCCTGAGGCGCGAAAGGCCGTGCAGGACCCGTCCTGTTGTTACCCGGAAGGTAACCTGGTGAATTTTGACGGTCTGGATGATTCATATAAAGTCGAATATAATTCACAGACACTTCGTAAAAAGTTGCGAATAGCAGATAATGAATCTCAAACACCTGCGCTACTTCTGGGCGGTGGCCCACGCCGGGAGTGTGGCGGCGGCGTCCAATCAGTTGCATCTGACGCCGCAAACCGTCAGCGCCCAAATCAAGCTGCTCGAGGACGACCTCGGAACGGCCTTGTTCAAGCCTGCCGGACGCGGACTCGAACTCACCGAGGCGGGGCGCGTTGCGCTGTCCTACGCCGACGAGATCTTCGCGCTGGGTCACGAGATGGTCTCCTCGCTGCGGGCGAACGCAATCCCGGAGCAGACGATGGCTACGTTTCGCGTCGGTATTTCCGATGCGATCCCCAAGTCGCTGACACACCGGTTGCTGGCTTCGCTGAAGAGGGTGGAGAAGCCGATACGGCTGGTGTGCCACGAGGGCACGATCGACTGGTTGCTCGGGGAATTGGCACTGCACCGGCTGGAGATGGTGCTGGCCGATCGCCCGATGCCGGCAGGGTTGGCGGTCCGCGGCCACAGCCGCAAGCTGGGTGAAAGTGCCGTCGCCTTTTTTGCCGCGCCCGAGCTGGCGCGGCGCGGCGCGGCTTTTCCAGCCTGTCTGAACGGGGCGCCACTGCTGCTGCCCGGTCAGAACGCGGCGGTACGGGGCGAGATCGACCTCTGGCTGGGCGAGTCACGCCTGTACCCACGGGTCATCGGGGAGTTCGATGACAGCGCCCTGATGAAGGTCTTTGCACAGGCGGGTGAAGGCTATTTCCCCGCGCCCGCGATCCTCTCGGACGAGATCTGCGCGCGCTACGGCGTCAGCGAGGTGGGGCGGCTGGAGGAGGTGCGCGAGGCATTCTGGCTGATCAGCACGGAACGGCGCATCCAGCATCCGGAGGTTCGCGCCGTCCTGGAAGCCGCCCGCGGCGCGGTCTTCGTTCCGCAGGGCGACGGCCAAATGGCGCGGTAAATGCGGGAGTCCTGATCATGTTGCAACTTACTTCCCACCCGGACGATCTGTCCACCGCCGTGAACCTGCTGCGGGCGGGGGAACTCGTGGCGCTGCCTTTCGAGACCGTTTATGGGTTGGCCGCCGATGCGACCAACCCCGATGCCTTGCGCGCGATCTTTCGCGCCAAAGGCCGCCCGGCCGATCACCCGCTGATCGTGCATCTCGCCGCCACCGAGCAACTGTCGGACTGGGTCACCGAGGTACCGGAGGTGGTCTGGCGGCTGGCTTCGGCCTTTTGGCCAGGTCCGCTCACCCTGGTGCTGCCTGCCGCGCGAACGGTTTCGCCGCTGGTGACCGGCGGCCAAACGACCGTCGCGCTACGCGTGCCGGCACATCCGGTACCGCAGGCCGTCTTGCGACAGTTCGGTCGGGGCCTGGCCGCGCCATCCGCGAATCCTTTTGGTCAAATCAGTCCGACCACGGCGGCGCATGTGCGGCGACACCTGGCCGGAAAGATCGCGGCGGTGGTCGATGGCGGCCCCTGCCTGGTCGGCATCGAGTCGACCATCGTCGATCTCAGTCGTGAACATCCGCGCATTCTGCGTCCCGGCGCCATCACCACCGATATGCTCGCGCGCCACCTGTTTCTTGCGGGCACCGTTGCTGCGGCAGCGCCTCGCGTGCCAGGCGCCCTGGCCTCGCATTACGCGCCGCGCACGCCGTGCTACCGGATCCCGGCCGGGCTGGCCGAGGCGCCGTTTCCAGGCCGGCGTACCGGGCTGCTTGCGCAGCGCCCCGCAAATTGGCCGGTGGCGAAGTTCTGGCCGATGCCCTCGCAGTCCGAAGACTATGCGCGCGCGCTTTACGCGGCTTTGCACGAGGCCGATGCCACCAGTTGCGAGGTCTTGCTGATTGCGCTGCCGCCGGACGAACCGGCATGGGCGGCCATACACGACCGCTTGCGCCGTGCGACCCGATCTCTTTAGCGGACGGTGGCAGCGCAGCTTGGCGGAACGCCGCCTCAATGCGTGCGGGAGCGAGCAGTTCACGAGGGCACGCAACTAAAGCAGGGGCGCGCGGACGCCTGAACGCAGCGACGCAAATCGCGGCTTCGCTGATGTCCACGCATAGACTCGCCCGTAGAGCGTCGAGCGAATCACCTCCCTCGTGGACGGCTGACCTTGCGAGCGAAGATGAACGAAGCGCCACAACGCTTCGGCCTGGAAGACACCGGAGCAGCACGTCAAATCCAGCACCGCTCCCGTCCAGATAGGCCATCCATGACCTCATCGAGGATCAGCGAGACGACGACGGACAGTCGCGTGTAGTGCACGCCGTTTTGCAACGCTTCTGTGCGCTTTCCATCTGTCCACGGCTCAGCGTGCGCGAACTGCTCGTAGATCGAGCTGATGAGCTCGATCGGAATCACCTCGAACTGGTAGGGGAAGAAGCTGAGCTGCCCGCTTTCAGGATCGACAGCCGCCAGGAACTCCGCAACCCGCGTCAAGTGGTGAGCGGCCGGTGTCGTTTTCACCAAAGAAGGCGGAAACATATCGCCGTTGAGGGTCTGGGCCAGCCATGCGAACAGCTTGCTGGTCGCTGGCCGGTCGCGCAGTCCCGCCGGCAACGCCGTGCGGCCGCATACCCGCTTCAACCGCGTCGCACTAACGATCTGGCGGTCTGGCCCAGCGAGCACACTCCTATCACCCGTCGGTCTTAGGCGGAGTCTCGTTAGAAAATTTGCTATTTTCTTCCACGTATGGGCGTGCTTCTCAACAGGGATAGGCCGGTTCAGCCGCCTATCCCACAAGCTTTCCAAGCATCCGAAAATTGTGACCATCAGAGCGCATCGCGAACGTGGCAACCGGAGCCTTCCAGAGCAGTTCTTGTGGAGATGGGCAAGAGGCACAGGCGCCCCCGGAAGGGGCGCCTGCGGACTACAACAAGCCGGCTTCGGCGAACGAGTACGGACTGCCCTTGCCGACGATGAAGTGATCCAGCACCCGGACATCGACGGTGGCCAGGGCGCTCTTCAGCCGCTCGGTGATCGCACGATCAGCGGCCGATGGCTCGGTGTTTCCCGAGGGGTGCTGATGCGCCAGGATCAGCGCCGAGGCGTTGAGCGTCAGCGCACGCTGGACAACCACCCTCGGATAAACCGAAGTCTGGTCGACCGTGCCCTTGAACAGCGGCTCAAAGGCGAGCACCTGGTGCTGGCTGTCGAGAAACACGACGGCGAAGATTTCGTTCGGCTCCGCGACCAGTTTCAGGCGCAGGTAGTCGCGCACGACGGCGGGACTGCCCAGCGCTGGACCGGCCTTGAACACGCGGTTCTCCAGCAGGGAGATGGCCTGCCGGATGATCCAGTCTTCGTGCTGGGCGGCGATCAGGGTGAGCGACTCCGGGCGGGAGTCGGCGATGACAAAAGACATGACGAACCTCCAATGGATGAGATCGGAGGGCGCCTGCCCCTGGAGGGCAAACCCTCCTGGGGACGATGGGGATGAAACAGGTGACGAGCGGGCATCCACCACCGCGGACGCAGTGGCTGTTCGCGTCAAGGGATGCGATGCGAACGGGTTTCGATCAACGCGGACAAGCCGCGCCGTAGCCTTGAAGATCGATGGCTACCTGGGCATGTCACCGGCAACGCCGGCGGGCATGTCTGGGGAGTGGGCGGGTTCGGCTACGGTCGTGTTGCCGGCGGCGAGCAGGTCGATGGCCGACAGCAAAGCATCGCCTTCGACGGGGCCGTGCAGCAGAATGGACTTGCCGGACTCGCGATCGCGCAGTTGCAAGGCCGGCGTGGCCGCGATGCCCTGCTGCGCTGCTTCCACCGCCTGGGCGCGGATCACGGCATCGGGGCGATCGCTGTCGAGACAACCCAGCATGGTTGGCGTGAGGTCGGGATAGCGCAGGCCCTCCGGCAGGCCCTGGCCGTCGCCACGGGTGTTCGAGTAGAGCCACGCCACCGCCTGCCAGAACGCGGCATGCCCGCCCACCTCGCCCGCGCACTCGGCCAGGCGTGCCCCGGCGGTCGCGGCAGGCTCGTGCATGGACAGCGGCAGGTGATGCCACTGCCAGTTCACCTCGCGGTGGGCGTCGATCCAGCGCTGCAGCGTCGGGAAGTACGCCCGGCAGTACGGGCACTCCAGGTCGGCGTAACCGACCACCGTGAAGCGGGCATCGCTGCGGCCGTACAGCCACGGCGGCCCGGCCGGCTTCGGTGGCTCGGGCACGGTCGTGATCGGATGCATGAACTCCGGGGTCGCATCGGGCGTGCGCAGGAGTAGCCACCCGGCGGCGGCCACCGCCGCGACCAGCAGCGCGATCAGGGTATGGCGTCGAGTGAACGAAGGCAGGCGCATGCTGTTCCTCCTTCAGGCCAATGCATCCAGCGCCAGCGGCTCGATGCCGCGGGCGCGGTCGATCTTCTCGGCCACGCGGAAGGCGGCATCCAGCTCGCTGATGCCGTGCTGCTGCATCAACTGGAAGCGTTCGGCCTTCTCCTCGGGCTCGGTCATCGCCATCGCCAGGTAGAGACTGGGCGGCACGGCGCGGAACAGCACTTCCATGCTCTTGGAGAGGATGACGCCCTCCGAGAAGGCGCCGGCCTGCTTGCGCGCGGACAGCATCAGCGCCTTCTGCGAAGCGTTGAGTTCGCGGAAGCGCGCGACCTTCTCCACCTCATCCGGCGGCATCGACAGGCAGATCCACCACTCGATCATGTTGAGCATGGGCTCGGCCGCCTTGGGCAAGTCGTCGAGGTTTTGCGTGGCCAGCCAGAACCAGGCGCCGAGCTTGCGCCACATCTTGGTGATCTTGACGATGTACGGCGAGAGCAGCGGGTTCTTGGTGATGATGTGGCCTTCGTCCGTCACGTTGACGATGGGCCGGCCCAGGTACTGGTCCCGCTCGGCGATGTTGTTCACCGTGTTGATGAGCGAGATGTAGGCAATGGAGAGCTGCGCGTTGTAGCCCTCGCGGGCGAAGGTGGCGAGATCCACGATCGTGATGTCAGCCTCGGGCCACGGCGTTCCCGGACGGTCGAACATCTCACCGTCCACGCCCTGGCAGAACATATCCATCGCGTCCGCCATCTCCTGCAGCCGCGCCCGCCGCGCCTCCGGCAGCGTGGCATCGCGGCTGCGCTCGCGCAGCGCGTCGCGCACGTCGCGCGTAAGCACCGTGCGTTGCTCGGCCACGCAACGCCGCGCCGCATCGAGGATGCACTGGCGGATCAGGCTGCGGTCGGCGCGCGTCATGCGCGCTTCCTCACGCTCTTCACCGCCCGTGATCATCAGCCGCGCCGTGATCTCCAACTCGCCGAGCACGTCGCGCTGCTCGTCGCCTTCCATCGCCGCGGCAGTTTCGGCGCGGTCCTCGTCGAGCGCGTCGGCGTCGAGCGTCTGCACCTGGCCCGGCGTATCGACCAGGCGCCATGCATCGGCAAACGGGGCCAGGCTGACGCCCGAGCCTGGTGCGAGCTTCACGCGGTTGACTCCGAGCCCAAGGCGCGCGGCGAAGTCGCCGAACAGCCCGAACGAGTTGCCCGCCTCGACGATGAACAGCCGCGGCCGGTAGATGGCGGTGACCTGGTTGAGCAGGTTGTTGAGGGTCGCGGATTTGCCCGAACCCGTGGGACCGAACAAGAACAGATGCGCATTCATCTGCCGGTCGAGCCGGTTCAGTGGGTCGAAGCTGATCGTGCCGCCGCCGCGGTTGAAGAAGGTGATGCCGGGGTGGCCTGTGCCCTGGCTGCGGCCCCAGACCGGCGCCAGGTTCGCGGCGTGCTGCGCGAACATGAGCTGCGTGTACCACCCGCGCTTGTCGGCGGCCGGGTCGTAAACGCAGGGCAGCCAGCGCAGGTAGCTGTTCAGTGGCGCCACCTCGTCTTCCTCGCGCACCGGCTGCAGGCCCGCGTTGAGCATCACGTTGACGAGTTGCAGGCCGCGCGCGTCGAGCTGGGCCTGATCTCGACCACGCAGGTAGAACGCCAGCGCGCCGCGGTAGAGCTTGTGCGCGCTGCCTATCAGGCCGCGGGCCTGCTGCACATCCGCGCGCGTCTGTTCGGAGGCCAGGGTTTCGCCGACGGCCTTCTTGGCGAGGTGATTGAGATGGCTTTCCAGCACGTCCTGCGGTGTCGCCACCACGGTCAGGCACATCACCGTGTCTTCCGGCATCTGGTCGAACAGCGCGTTCATGGCGTCGCCGCCCTTGCGCGTCTCGCCCGTCAGGTGTCCGGTCGCCGGCGGCGTGCGCAGGCGATCCATCACGATGACGCGATGCGGGAGCCCATCGAAGAACCACAGGCCCTGCTCGACATCCGAGCGCGGCGGGCCGAAGAACAGCCGCTGCGCGAAGTCGGTGCCGCTGGAGAGTTCGACTTCGCCCTCCTCGGGCTCGTCGGGGTAGCGGGTCAGCGCATAGAAGCGCTCGCGGTCTTCGGCGTTCGGGCCGAGCAGGGTCGGATGTGGATTGAACCAGCGCAGCAGCCAGGCGTGGATGTCCGCCGCGCCGAGGCGCCGGGCCTTCACCCCGGCATTCGCCAGCCCGCCCACCAGGCGGTCGCAGATCGTGGTCAGCGCCTGCTCGGGCGACTGGCCGCGCCGCGTGGCCGCGGCCGTGGGCGTGCGGCGGTAGACCACCATGCGCACGCGCCGCACCTGGCCGCGCCACGGCAGACGGGTGACGGTGGTGTCCTCGAACAACCCGCCCGGCTTGGCGATGGCGCGCAGGTGGTGGGCAAAGAAGCGCAGGTAGAACTCGCTGAACGCGCTGCCCTGCGCACGCGGCTGCACGTAGCCCGCCAAGTTGCTCAGGTAGTGGTTCCAATCGGCTTCGTCCTGGGCGTAGAGCTGCACCACCCAGGGGTTCTCATCGAGTTCGTCGAAGGAGTCCTGCAGGGCGTTCTCCAGCGCATCGCGGGCCTGCCACAGCCAGGCCAGCTCGCGGCCTTCAGTGCCCACCGGCAGCAGCTCGAAGAACGCGGCCACCGACTGCCCGTCTTCGAGCAGCATGATCTTCGAGCCCGGCAGGTACTCGACCCACGGCAGCATGTCCGCGAACGACGGCGCGACGGTGTAGAGCGCGTCGTGGTCGGCCTGGGTCGCGGGCCGGCGCTGGCCGGCGAGCGCGCCGCCGGGCTCGGGTATGCCCTGTGCGGCCAGCGTCGACAAATGCCGTTCCCAGGCGTCGGCTGCACGAGCCCCTGCGGCGGGCGACGGGGCCGCCTTCCGCGGCCATGGCAGCGACCAGGCCATCAATAGTCCTCCACCCGCTCGCCGGGCATTGCGTACTGCACGCGCTGGTACAACGGGAACACCGTGCTGTAGCCAGGCACCGGCACCGGGTCGGTGCCGGTCAGATGCGGGTACACGTACATCACCAGGTCGGGATTCGGCAGGCGATGAAACTGCCGGTAGATTTCGTTGCCCGCGGTGCGCGTGTAGCGCTCCTGCACGGCGGGCGCGGCCTGCACGTCGGCTTCGGTCAACGGCCGACGCAGGCTCTGGCGTGCGTCGAGCAGTTGCCGTGCGATGGGGCCGCTGCCTTCGCCGCCGCCGGTCTCCTGCTGCCAGATGTCGAGCATGGTGTTGTGGCCGTGGGGCAGCAACTTCTCCTTGCTGGTCGCGCAGCCGCCGAGCAAGGCAGCCGCCAGCAACACGGCGGCCGCGTCAATCCAGGTCCGAGGCATGGGCTTCTCCGATGCGGTGGCTCACCCGACGCCCCTGGGCGTCGTGGTCGATGTGGAGCGGCTGCTCCAGATGTACGGCGACCCTGGCGCCGGGCTGCACGTAGACGGCCGCGAAGGCCTGGCCATACAACTTGTTGACCCAATCGGCCATGTCGCGCACGCCACCGGCCAGGATGCGGCCCATCGCTTCGTTGCCGCCGATGCCGACCGTGCCGAGCGAGCCGTTGCCGTTGGCGACCACGGCGACGCTGCCGTTGTCGGATTTGATGAGCGAGGCCGCGCCCGCGCCGGCCGCGGTGATCAGCGCCTGGCTGCCGAGGTACTGCTGCGCGTTGCTGCGCCGCTCGCCGCTGACGCAGGGAATGCCATAGGGATCGCTGATCCAGCCGAGGCCGCCTTGCGTGGCACTCGTCGTGCTGTTGGCGCTGGCTTGCCCGCCGCGCTGGTCCCGGTTGCCGTCCTCGGGCACGGTGCGGATGGTGCCGTCGTGGAACACGAAAGTGACCGAACGGATTTGCCCGCGCACGCACGAAAGCGTCCAGTCCCCAGAGGCCGTGCCGCTGACCACGGCGCCGGCCACGTCGGGGATGTCGATGCCGTTTGCCGTCAGGTTGTCCGGGCCGA
Protein-coding regions in this window:
- a CDS encoding P-II family nitrogen regulator — encoded protein: MNSSMRKLLTIITEAALESVLIKDLERLGVRGYTITDARGKGSRGVRSSAWDASSNIRIEVVCDAATAEAIAAHLQARYYENYAMILFVSDVAVLRPEKF
- a CDS encoding sodium-dependent bicarbonate transport family permease, with the protein product MSTLDPVLLFFLLGLAAGLLRSELRLPAAVYELVSMLLLLAIGLKGGIELARQPFGDLALQALAVMAMGVLLPLVAFPVLRFMGRFPRADAASVAAHYGSVSVGTYAVATTYFASRQIEFESHMPFLLAVLEIPAILVGILLARGFSRDMRIGTVAHEVFLGKGIVLLVGGLLIGWAAGPEGLTSVKPLFFDLFKGILALFLLEMGLITAAQFGSLRRHGLFLVLFGIGMPLFSSVVGIALGYGLGLSLGGTAMLAILAASASYIAVPAAMRISVPEANPTLSLAASLGVTFPFNVLVGIPLYHAMATQAFALTGG
- the nhaR gene encoding transcriptional activator NhaR, which gives rise to MNLKHLRYFWAVAHAGSVAAASNQLHLTPQTVSAQIKLLEDDLGTALFKPAGRGLELTEAGRVALSYADEIFALGHEMVSSLRANAIPEQTMATFRVGISDAIPKSLTHRLLASLKRVEKPIRLVCHEGTIDWLLGELALHRLEMVLADRPMPAGLAVRGHSRKLGESAVAFFAAPELARRGAAFPACLNGAPLLLPGQNAAVRGEIDLWLGESRLYPRVIGEFDDSALMKVFAQAGEGYFPAPAILSDEICARYGVSEVGRLEEVREAFWLISTERRIQHPEVRAVLEAARGAVFVPQGDGQMAR
- a CDS encoding L-threonylcarbamoyladenylate synthase; its protein translation is MLQLTSHPDDLSTAVNLLRAGELVALPFETVYGLAADATNPDALRAIFRAKGRPADHPLIVHLAATEQLSDWVTEVPEVVWRLASAFWPGPLTLVLPAARTVSPLVTGGQTTVALRVPAHPVPQAVLRQFGRGLAAPSANPFGQISPTTAAHVRRHLAGKIAAVVDGGPCLVGIESTIVDLSREHPRILRPGAITTDMLARHLFLAGTVAAAAPRVPGALASHYAPRTPCYRIPAGLAEAPFPGRRTGLLAQRPANWPVAKFWPMPSQSEDYARALYAALHEADATSCEVLLIALPPDEPAWAAIHDRLRRATRSL
- the radC gene encoding RadC family protein, with product MSFVIADSRPESLTLIAAQHEDWIIRQAISLLENRVFKAGPALGSPAVVRDYLRLKLVAEPNEIFAVVFLDSQHQVLAFEPLFKGTVDQTSVYPRVVVQRALTLNASALILAHQHPSGNTEPSAADRAITERLKSALATVDVRVLDHFIVGKGSPYSFAEAGLL
- a CDS encoding DsbA family protein → MRLPSFTRRHTLIALLVAAVAAAGWLLLRTPDATPEFMHPITTVPEPPKPAGPPWLYGRSDARFTVVGYADLECPYCRAYFPTLQRWIDAHREVNWQWHHLPLSMHEPAATAGARLAECAGEVGGHAAFWQAVAWLYSNTRGDGQGLPEGLRYPDLTPTMLGCLDSDRPDAVIRAQAVEAAQQGIAATPALQLRDRESGKSILLHGPVEGDALLSAIDLLAAGNTTVAEPAHSPDMPAGVAGDMPR
- a CDS encoding conjugative transfer ATPase, giving the protein MAWSLPWPRKAAPSPAAGARAADAWERHLSTLAAQGIPEPGGALAGQRRPATQADHDALYTVAPSFADMLPWVEYLPGSKIMLLEDGQSVAAFFELLPVGTEGRELAWLWQARDALENALQDSFDELDENPWVVQLYAQDEADWNHYLSNLAGYVQPRAQGSAFSEFYLRFFAHHLRAIAKPGGLFEDTTVTRLPWRGQVRRVRMVVYRRTPTAAATRRGQSPEQALTTICDRLVGGLANAGVKARRLGAADIHAWLLRWFNPHPTLLGPNAEDRERFYALTRYPDEPEEGEVELSSGTDFAQRLFFGPPRSDVEQGLWFFDGLPHRVIVMDRLRTPPATGHLTGETRKGGDAMNALFDQMPEDTVMCLTVVATPQDVLESHLNHLAKKAVGETLASEQTRADVQQARGLIGSAHKLYRGALAFYLRGRDQAQLDARGLQLVNVMLNAGLQPVREEDEVAPLNSYLRWLPCVYDPAADKRGWYTQLMFAQHAANLAPVWGRSQGTGHPGITFFNRGGGTISFDPLNRLDRQMNAHLFLFGPTGSGKSATLNNLLNQVTAIYRPRLFIVEAGNSFGLFGDFAARLGLGVNRVKLAPGSGVSLAPFADAWRLVDTPGQVQTLDADALDEDRAETAAAMEGDEQRDVLGELEITARLMITGGEEREEARMTRADRSLIRQCILDAARRCVAEQRTVLTRDVRDALRERSRDATLPEARRARLQEMADAMDMFCQGVDGEMFDRPGTPWPEADITIVDLATFAREGYNAQLSIAYISLINTVNNIAERDQYLGRPIVNVTDEGHIITKNPLLSPYIVKITKMWRKLGAWFWLATQNLDDLPKAAEPMLNMIEWWICLSMPPDEVEKVARFRELNASQKALMLSARKQAGAFSEGVILSKSMEVLFRAVPPSLYLAMAMTEPEEKAERFQLMQQHGISELDAAFRVAEKIDRARGIEPLALDALA
- a CDS encoding TIGR03751 family conjugal transfer lipoprotein; this translates as MPRTWIDAAAVLLAAALLGGCATSKEKLLPHGHNTMLDIWQQETGGGEGSGPIARQLLDARQSLRRPLTEADVQAAPAVQERYTRTAGNEIYRQFHRLPNPDLVMYVYPHLTGTDPVPVPGYSTVFPLYQRVQYAMPGERVEDY